In a genomic window of Staphylococcus taiwanensis:
- a CDS encoding aminopeptidase P family protein: MTKITEIVNALQNEKADAAWITTPLNVFYLTGYRSEPHERLFAVLITASGETTLYCPKMEVEEVKASPFDGKIIGYLDTENPFEIEPRTFNKLLIESEHLTVKRQRELTQNFKVQSYEDIDQTIKDLRNIKSEEEIINIRKAAELADKCIEIGVEYLKEGVTEREVVNHIENEIKKYGVSEMSFDTMVLFGDHAASPHGTPGDRQLANDEYVLFDLGVIYNHYCSDMTRTVKFGEPSKKAQDIYNIVLEAETNAIEAIKAGVQLQEIDKIARDIISNAGYGDYFPHRLGHGLGLQEHEYQDVSSTNTNQLEAGMVITIEPGIYVPNVAGVRIEDDILVTESGYEILTHYEK, encoded by the coding sequence ATGACTAAAATTACAGAAATTGTAAATGCATTACAAAATGAAAAAGCAGATGCTGCATGGATTACTACTCCTCTTAACGTCTTTTATTTAACAGGTTATAGAAGTGAACCTCATGAAAGATTATTTGCAGTTTTAATTACAGCTAGCGGAGAAACAACACTATACTGTCCTAAAATGGAAGTTGAGGAAGTTAAAGCTTCTCCATTTGATGGTAAAATTATTGGTTACTTAGATACTGAAAATCCTTTTGAAATAGAACCACGTACATTCAACAAACTATTAATCGAAAGTGAACATTTAACAGTCAAACGTCAACGTGAACTAACTCAAAATTTTAAAGTTCAGTCCTATGAAGATATCGATCAAACCATTAAAGATTTAAGAAATATTAAAAGTGAAGAAGAAATAATTAATATTAGAAAAGCTGCTGAACTTGCTGATAAATGTATTGAAATTGGTGTGGAATATCTTAAAGAAGGCGTAACTGAAAGAGAAGTTGTTAATCATATTGAAAATGAAATCAAAAAATATGGTGTAAGTGAAATGAGTTTTGACACAATGGTCTTATTTGGTGACCACGCTGCTTCACCTCATGGTACGCCTGGTGATAGACAATTAGCGAATGATGAATATGTCCTATTTGATTTAGGGGTTATTTATAATCATTATTGCAGTGATATGACACGCACAGTTAAATTTGGCGAGCCTTCTAAAAAAGCTCAAGACATATATAATATTGTTTTAGAGGCAGAAACAAATGCTATAGAAGCTATTAAAGCTGGCGTACAATTACAGGAAATAGATAAAATCGCTAGAGATATTATATCAAATGCAGGTTATGGCGATTACTTCCCTCATCGACTTGGACATGGTCTTGGACTTCAAGAACATGAATATCAAGATGTTTCAAGTACCAATACGAACCAATTGGAAGCGGGAATGGTTATTACAATTGAACCAGGCATCTATGTTCCAAACGTAGCTGGTGTACGTATTGAAGATGATATTTTAGTTACTGAAAGTGGTTATGAGATTTTAACTCATTATGAAAAATAA
- a CDS encoding universal stress protein: MYKNILLGVDTQLKNEKALKEVSKLAGPDTVVTILNAIGEQDAQASIKAGTHINELTEERSHKLEKTRTILEDYGIDYDQIIVRGNPKDELVKHANSGKYEIVVLSNRKAETQKKFVLGSVSHKVAKRATIPVLIVK, encoded by the coding sequence ATGTATAAAAATATTTTATTAGGCGTAGATACTCAATTAAAAAATGAAAAAGCACTAAAAGAAGTTTCAAAGTTAGCTGGACCTGACACAGTTGTTACTATATTGAATGCTATTGGCGAGCAAGATGCACAAGCATCAATTAAAGCAGGTACACATATCAATGAATTGACGGAAGAACGTAGTCACAAACTTGAAAAGACACGTACTATTTTAGAAGACTACGGCATTGATTATGATCAAATTATTGTGCGTGGTAATCCTAAAGACGAATTAGTTAAACATGCTAATAGTGGTAAATATGAAATTGTTGTCTTAAGTAACCGTAAGGCTGAAACACAAAAGAAATTTGTATTAGGTAGCGTAAGTCATAAAGTGGCGAAACGTGCTACTATTCCAGTTTTAATCGTAAAATAA
- the ald gene encoding alanine dehydrogenase: MKIGIPKEIKNNENRVGLSPSGVHALVEQGHTLLVEKDAGLGSFFEDVDYKNAGAEIVSEQSAVWDVDMVIKVKEPLEEEYKFFKEGLILFTYLHLANEEKLTQALVDNKVVSIAYETVQLPDRSLPLLTPMSEVAGRMSAQVGSQFLQKFNGGMGILLGGVPGVPKGKVSIIGGGQAGTNAAKIALGLGADVTILDVNPKRLAELDDLFDGRVNTIMSNPLNIENAVKESDLVIGAVLIPGAKAPSLVTEDMIKQMKDGSVIVDIAIDQGGIFETTDKITTHDDPTYIKHGVVHYAVANMPGAVPRTSTIALNNATLPYAQLLASKGYREAFKANHALSLGLNTFKGHVTHKGVAEAFGLEYTSVEDALKEG, encoded by the coding sequence ATGAAAATTGGTATTCCAAAAGAGATAAAAAATAACGAAAATAGAGTTGGTTTATCACCAAGTGGTGTGCATGCATTAGTAGAACAAGGTCATACATTACTTGTTGAAAAAGATGCAGGTTTAGGTTCATTTTTTGAAGATGTTGATTACAAAAATGCAGGTGCTGAAATTGTATCAGAACAATCAGCAGTCTGGGATGTTGATATGGTAATCAAAGTTAAAGAACCTTTAGAAGAAGAATATAAATTCTTCAAAGAGGGATTAATTTTATTCACATACTTACATCTTGCTAATGAAGAAAAATTAACTCAAGCATTGGTTGACAATAAAGTAGTAAGTATTGCTTACGAAACGGTTCAATTACCTGACCGTTCATTACCATTATTAACACCAATGAGTGAAGTAGCAGGACGTATGTCTGCACAAGTAGGCTCACAATTCTTACAAAAATTTAACGGTGGAATGGGTATTTTACTTGGCGGCGTACCTGGAGTACCAAAAGGTAAAGTATCAATCATCGGTGGTGGTCAAGCTGGTACCAATGCAGCTAAAATCGCACTAGGTTTAGGTGCAGACGTAACTATTTTAGACGTTAATCCTAAACGTTTAGCTGAATTAGATGATTTATTTGATGGTCGTGTGAATACAATCATGTCTAACCCATTAAATATTGAAAATGCAGTTAAAGAAAGTGATTTAGTTATCGGTGCAGTATTAATTCCTGGTGCAAAAGCGCCAAGTTTAGTTACTGAAGACATGATTAAACAAATGAAAGATGGTTCAGTTATAGTAGATATTGCGATTGACCAAGGTGGTATTTTTGAAACTACAGATAAAATTACTACACATGATGACCCAACATATATTAAACACGGTGTCGTTCATTATGCAGTAGCAAATATGCCTGGTGCAGTACCACGTACATCTACAATTGCATTAAATAATGCTACACTTCCTTATGCACAATTATTAGCTAGCAAAGGTTATCGTGAAGCATTTAAAGCTAACCATGCTTTATCATTAGGTTTAAATACATTCAAAGGTCATGTTACACATAAAGGTGTAGCTGAGGCGTTTGGTTTAGAATATACTTCTGTTGAAGATGCGTTAAAAGAAGGTTAA
- a CDS encoding universal stress protein, translating to MLTYKNILIAVDGSHEAEWAFNKAVDVKLTIVNIIDSRTYSSYEVYDAQFTEKSKSFSEELLKGYQEVATRAGVTNVETRLEFGSPKAIIPKKLASDLGVDLIMCGTSGLNAVERFIVGSVSEAIVRHAPCDVLVVRTEEIPEDFQPEVATPEFRQQYS from the coding sequence ATGTTAACTTATAAAAACATTTTAATCGCAGTTGATGGTTCACACGAAGCAGAATGGGCTTTCAACAAAGCAGTAGACGTAAAATTGACTATTGTCAACATCATTGATTCAAGAACGTATTCTTCATATGAAGTGTATGATGCACAATTTACTGAGAAATCTAAAAGTTTCTCTGAAGAACTTTTAAAAGGTTATCAAGAAGTTGCTACACGTGCAGGCGTAACAAATGTTGAAACACGTTTAGAATTTGGTTCTCCGAAAGCAATTATCCCTAAAAAATTAGCAAGTGATTTAGGTGTAGATTTAATCATGTGTGGTACTTCAGGCTTGAATGCTGTTGAAAGATTTATTGTTGGTTCTGTATCAGAGGCAATCGTTCGTCACGCACCTTGTGATGTTTTAGTGGTTCGTACAGAAGAAATTCCTGAAGATTTCCAACCAGAAGTTGCTACTCCAGAATTTCGTCAACAATATTCATAA
- a CDS encoding metal-dependent hydrolase, translated as MKLSFHGQSTIYFEGNGKKVIVDPFISGNDKCDLDEQTLDVDYIILTHGHADHFGDVVELANRNHATVIGSAELQGYLTTYHGIENVHGMNIGGKAKFDFGTVKYVQAFHSSSFTHEDGIPVYLGMPMGLIIEAEGKTIYHMGDTGLFNDMKLIAERHPVDVCFVPIGDNFTMGIDDASYAINEFVKPKISVPVHYNTFPLIEQNPQEFKDAVTEGEVQILEPGESVSF; from the coding sequence ATGAAATTATCTTTTCATGGACAATCAACGATTTATTTTGAAGGTAACGGAAAAAAAGTAATTGTAGACCCATTTATTTCAGGAAATGATAAATGTGATTTAGATGAACAAACTTTAGATGTAGATTATATTATTCTAACTCATGGACATGCAGATCATTTTGGAGATGTAGTTGAATTAGCAAATCGTAATCATGCAACAGTAATTGGTTCAGCAGAACTACAAGGCTATCTAACAACTTATCATGGTATTGAAAATGTTCATGGTATGAATATTGGTGGTAAGGCGAAATTTGACTTTGGTACTGTAAAATATGTACAAGCATTTCATAGTTCTAGTTTCACGCATGAAGATGGAATACCAGTTTATTTAGGTATGCCTATGGGACTAATAATAGAAGCGGAAGGCAAAACAATCTATCATATGGGTGATACCGGATTATTTAATGATATGAAATTGATAGCTGAAAGACATCCAGTTGATGTTTGCTTTGTACCTATTGGCGATAACTTTACAATGGGTATTGATGACGCAAGTTATGCTATTAATGAATTTGTTAAGCCTAAAATTTCTGTACCAGTTCATTACAATACATTCCCACTTATCGAACAAAATCCTCAAGAATTTAAAGATGCTGTAACTGAAGGTGAAGTACAAATTCTTGAACCTGGTGAGTCTGTATCATTTTAA
- a CDS encoding CBS domain-containing protein, with product MTKHEQIIAHIESLSVGQKISVRKIAKVMNVSEGTAYRAIKDAGQLGLVTTIDRVGTVRIDKKSRGEIENLTFNEILKIIDGDVIGGKEGLIKSVSKFAIGAMELKDVVRYLSHHTLLIVGNRPDVQLEALKRGSGVLITGGFKTSKKIIDYADTHDLPLLSSNYDTFLVANIINRAMYNQMIRKEILIVEDIVKPINDVTVVFDEMGIEDYKSRAKVTGHSRFPVVDKDWKLVGIVTSKEVIQMQEDDQISKVMTKRPINVEMTTTVASCAHIMIWEGIEILPVTKNKKAIGVITRDDVLKAMQLIGRQPQIGETINDQVAKHIAISQNGITVEVSPLLTNQYGTLSKAVFVAIIEETIKHELRKYKKVDVMIESLNIIYIKTVPIETSIEVEYDMLDVGRNFAKLEVTMMSGNERVANAMIICQMFEDI from the coding sequence ATGACTAAACATGAACAAATAATAGCACATATAGAATCATTGTCTGTTGGCCAGAAAATTTCTGTTCGAAAAATAGCTAAAGTAATGAATGTTTCAGAGGGAACGGCTTATAGAGCAATTAAAGATGCAGGTCAATTGGGATTAGTTACGACTATTGATAGAGTCGGAACCGTAAGAATCGATAAAAAAAGTCGAGGAGAAATTGAAAACCTTACTTTTAATGAAATTTTAAAAATAATAGATGGCGACGTTATTGGTGGTAAAGAGGGATTAATTAAGAGTGTATCAAAATTTGCAATAGGTGCAATGGAACTTAAAGATGTTGTAAGGTATTTGAGCCATCACACTTTATTGATAGTAGGCAATAGGCCAGATGTACAGTTAGAAGCTTTAAAAAGGGGAAGCGGCGTACTAATTACTGGAGGATTTAAAACGTCCAAGAAAATTATTGACTATGCGGATACTCATGACTTACCTTTATTATCATCAAATTATGATACTTTTCTAGTCGCTAATATTATTAATAGAGCAATGTATAATCAAATGATTAGAAAAGAAATATTGATTGTTGAAGATATCGTTAAACCTATAAATGATGTGACAGTAGTATTTGATGAAATGGGGATAGAAGATTATAAATCACGTGCTAAAGTTACTGGGCATTCACGGTTTCCAGTTGTTGATAAAGATTGGAAATTGGTAGGTATAGTTACTAGTAAAGAAGTCATTCAAATGCAAGAAGACGATCAAATTAGTAAAGTAATGACTAAACGTCCAATCAACGTTGAAATGACAACTACTGTAGCAAGCTGTGCGCATATTATGATATGGGAAGGTATAGAAATTTTACCTGTTACTAAAAATAAAAAGGCAATTGGTGTGATAACACGTGATGATGTATTGAAGGCGATGCAACTAATAGGGAGACAACCTCAAATAGGTGAAACGATTAATGACCAAGTTGCAAAACATATCGCAATTTCACAAAATGGAATTACAGTTGAAGTTTCACCACTTTTAACTAACCAATACGGAACTTTGAGTAAAGCAGTATTTGTAGCAATTATTGAGGAAACTATCAAGCACGAACTAAGAAAATATAAAAAAGTAGATGTAATGATAGAAAGTTTAAATATCATTTACATAAAAACCGTGCCTATTGAAACGTCCATAGAAGTAGAGTATGACATGCTTGATGTAGGAAGGAATTTTGCAAAATTAGAAGTAACTATGATGAGTGGTAATGAGAGAGTTGCCAATGCTATGATCATATGTCAAATGTTTGAAGACATTTAG